In Penaeus monodon isolate SGIC_2016 chromosome 15, NSTDA_Pmon_1, whole genome shotgun sequence, a genomic segment contains:
- the LOC119582298 gene encoding cytochrome P450 3A7-like (The sequence of the model RefSeq protein was modified relative to this genomic sequence to represent the inferred CDS: added 27 bases not found in genome assembly), producing MCVSWCWLEQQLQPQQYNSPTGEIKDTSLLHLPGALPIFSTYWIPFRMVGVTWLLLGAALPLFWAYSWCRHRYWTSKGVPTPPVVPFLGHAHKLFIPAKMCDFEKEAYFNYGGSKFCGLYSFHEPMLFVGDPELIKHIYVKDFDHFMDRRPIDIASEKDKVMANMLSLKTGEEWKKLRAIMSPTFTSGKMKGMFPLVCKKADQLVSFCLKEARTKPFVDMKYNFGRFTMDTIASCAFGIECNSLVDEKPEFAEKVDTFFKVTPGMILKLVFLSVFPKLAKVFNMRFSVPATDFFTEVTRETMRARQSGNKRGDFLDLLLEAEISTGDAEGVPAMQDNISSKSKQKLDELTIISQSVMFLVAGYDTTASTLAFASILLAKHPEIQQRLRQEISEMVEEHGDITYQGIMEAKYLDACIMETLRMFPPGLFLERKCVKEYKIPGTDVTIEPGVIVITPIFSIHRDPKYWPEPEEFRPERFLPENRANITNLTHIPFGIGPRNCIAMRFALMEAKVGLAKMLLATGIKLAPGHEEIKFDLGFGLLRPKDGVNLLLTP from the exons CAGCAGCTACAACCTCAACAGTACAACAGCCCCACAGGAGAGATCAAGGACACTTCGCTTCTACATCTGCCAGGTGCCTTGCCGATATTCTCTACCTACTGGATTCCCTTCAG GATGGTTGGAGTAACATGGCTACTGTTGGGCGCGGCGCTACCACTGTTTTGGGCATATTCGTGGTGTAGACACAGATACTGGACAAGTAAAGGTGTGCCCACTCCGCCTGTGGTCCCCTTCCTCGGTCATGCGCATAAGTTGTTTATCCCAGCTAAAATGTGTGACTTTGAAAAAGAG GCTTACTTCAACTATGGTGGATCAAAGTTCTGCGGTCTCTACTCCTTCCACGAGCCAATGTTATTTGTGGGCGATCCAGAACTTATAAAGCATATTTATGTAAAGGACTTTGACCATTTTATGGACAGAAGGCCCATAGACATCGCGAGCGAGAAGGACAAAGTAATGGCCAACATGTTATCTCTGAAGACAGGCGAAGAGTGGAAGAAACTGAGAGCCATCATGTCTCCCACTTTCACTTCAGGCAAAATGAAGGGGATGTTCCCGCTCGTGTGCAAAAAGGCCGACCAACTCGTCTCCTTCTGCTTGAAGGAAGCACGCACGAAGCCTTTTGTCGACATGAAGTATAATTTTGGCCGCTTCACCATGGACACCATTGCTTCCTGTGCCTTTGGTATTGAATGCAATTCACTAGTGGATGAAAAGCCAGAATTTGCTGAAAAGGTTGATACTTTTTTCAAAGTTACACCAGGAATGATATTGAAACTTGTTTTCCTGAGTGTATTTCCTAAACTTGCCAAAGTATTTAATATGAGATTTTCAGTACCAGCAACTGATTTCTTTACGGAAGTTACCCGTGAAACCATGCGAGCGAGGCAAAgtggaaataaaagaggagacTTTTTGGATCTCTTGCTAGAGGCAGAAATCTCCACTGGCGATGCCGAAGGAGTCCCTGCAATGCAAGACAATATCTCATCCAAGTCTAAGCAAA AACTGGATGAACTTACCATCATCTCCCAAAGTGTCATGTTCCTGGTCGCCGGTTACGATACCACGGCCTCCACGCTGGCCTTTGCGTCCATCCTACTTGCCAAGCACCCAGAGATCCAGCAACGCCTTCGTCAGGAGATCAGTGAAATGGTCGAGGAACACGGCGACATAACCTACCAGGGGATTATGGAAGCCAAATATCTTGATGCTTGTATCATGG AAACCCTTCGTATGTTCCCACCGGGGCTTTTCCTGGAGCGGAAGTGTGTAAAAGAATACAA GATCCCCGGAACGGACGTGACCATCGAACCTGGCGTAATAGTGATAACCCCGATCTTCAGCATTCACCGGGATCCGAAGTACTGGCCTGAGCCCGAGGAATTTCGCCCCGAACGCTTCCTGCCGGAGAACAGGGCGAACATCACCAACCTCACGCACATTCCCTTCGGAATCGGACCCAGGAACTGTATAG CGATGAGATTTGCCCTCATGGAAGCCAAAGTGGGTCTGGCCAAGATGCTCCTTGCCACAGGCATAAAGTTGGCACCAGGGCACGAAGAAATTAAATTTGACCTTGGCTTTGGGTTGTTGAGACCAAAAGACGGGGTTAACCTTCTATTGACACCT